The Calypte anna isolate BGI_N300 chromosome 11, bCalAnn1_v1.p, whole genome shotgun sequence DNA window CTCTCACCCTTCACCCCACCCaatcccttctcccttctcttccagCCCCAACCAAGTGGCAGAGAAAGTGGCTTCCAGGATTGCAGAGGGCTTCAACGACACAGCCCTCATCATGGTGAgttcctgccctcctcctctcctcttctgggGGGTTAAAAGTCAGGCACAGGGTGTTGGGTCTGCCCCTGAAATGCTCTTCTCTGGAtgcttgaaaggaaaaaggaatttttttccttttttcctcccatcacTTGGGGATGAGATGCAGTGACTTGGAGCTGCTCCTTAAGAAGTCAGCAGGGGCTGTGGTgagctccctgccagctgaGAGGCAGAGGGGGCTTTCTCTGCTTGCAGAGCCTGAGCACAGCCCACGTGTTCCTGGCTTCACACCCCCTCTGGGACTCAAActcctctctgctttgcagcaAATGGTTCCTCACCCCCTTGCTGCACTGACAGGGGCAATTTCAAGGTGTCAGCTCAGCTCCTTTGGAGGCACAGAGTGGAGGAGTTAAGTCTCGGGTGCCctggtggtaaaaaaaaaatggcttttttttttaattaatttcctctCGTTCCTTGGGGCcttgggaggagggggaggaggagaaggaggaggaggaggagaaggaggaggaggaggaggagaaggaggaggagaaggaggagaaggagaaggagaagaaggagaaggagaaggagaagaaggagaaggagaaggagaaggagaaggagaaggagaaggagaaggagaaggagaaggagaaggagaaggagaaggagaaggagaaggagaaggagaaggagaaggagaaggagaaggagaaggagaaggagaaggagaaggagaaggagaaggagaaggagaaggagaaggaggaggaggaaaggaggaggaggaggaggaggaggaggaggaaggagaaggaaaggaggaggaggagaaggagggggaggagaaggaaaaggaggaggaggaaaaggaaaaggaggaggaggaggagaaggagaaggaagagaagactgagaaggagaagaaggaggaggaggaaaggaggaggaggaggaagaaaggaggaggagaaggagaaggaggaggaggaagctgaggCAGGGTTTTTCTGCAGGTTGACAACACCAGGTTCACCATGGAGTGCACTGAGCCAGCCATTCACGTCTATGAGCTCCAGGAGAACAAGTGGAGGTGCAAGGACCCTCACGTGTGAGTCAGCTCCAGACTTCCCTCATCTTTATTTCGGGCAAAACtttggggctgggggacacTGAGAGCAGTgtcaaactttttaaaagtgtttattttgagGGAGAAGAGCTGGGGGGGTGACCACATTTGCAGAGAACTTCCCTCCTTTTCCAGAGTGGAGGGAGGGGGTGAAGCTTTTCTTTGCTGATTGctgtttcttcctgtttttgttttttgttttgtttttttctttacatcctAGTGATTTCTGTGAGGATTGGACTGAAGCCCAGAGGATTGCTGCATCTCTCTTGGACAGCAAGTCCTACGAGACACTGGTGGATTTTGATAATCACCTGGATGACATCAGGAATGACTGGACCAACCCAGAGATCAACAAAGCTGTTCTCCACCTCTGttagaggagctgctcctgacTTAACTTGTACAGGCATTCCCACTctactgaagagagaaaaaaaaaaaaaaggctatttttGAATGTAAATA harbors:
- the EMC8 gene encoding ER membrane protein complex subunit 8 isoform X1 produces the protein MKLTTQAYCKMVLHGAKYPHCAVNGLLVAERPAGPPRREQPGPSALFVDCIPLFHGTLALAPMLEVALTLIDSWCKENSYVIAGYYQANERLKDASPNQVAEKVASRIAEGFNDTALIMVDNTRFTMECTEPAIHVYELQENKWRCKDPHVDFCEDWTEAQRIAASLLDSKSYETLVDFDNHLDDIRNDWTNPEINKAVLHLC